One window of Trifolium pratense cultivar HEN17-A07 linkage group LG5, ARS_RC_1.1, whole genome shotgun sequence genomic DNA carries:
- the LOC123883596 gene encoding probable ADP-ribosylation factor GTPase-activating protein AGD14 isoform X2, with protein MASRFKEDEKNERLIRGLLRLEPNRRCINCNSLGPQYVCTNYWTFVCTNCSGIHREFTHRVKSVSMAKFTSQEVTALQEGGNQRAREIYFKEWDARNSFPDSSNVNRLRDFIKHVYVDRRFTGDSTSDKPPRVKTGDKDGSDEKRRIEAYQGGSKSPPYGDTHERRSSPGGRSPGYDQESRQYGDYKRSPGRPPVITDWRREDRRTSDGDYKAESQSPERVSGLGSLSPPVVRPVRDILGENVVPLRISGPPKPSSGKAADASALTQRTASSGSLVSSSESQVDIKLETTKSLIDFDADPEPIAPTISQAQQTSVPQPVLQQGNSSDDNWASFDVASEAKTNPSASNLNPLESELSQLSVPASLPSHASGVQGPNPPSGASVPFPGLATASSLNNAGHWASLQHQQPTFPTVASQQFPPSVGSAVNSQPPHVPYVPTGQGHPNTPIPHAYHHVSKFSNEGFNSVVSQPSAAEVKPSGRTELPEDMFTVKHSSFPASGLGWQMGLPQGMGISTQYYNAMPVPNFPQPSRSTNPFDVSSKQTPDQAPSFPSMSSLHGALPGVSPSFPMQLPNLSNPLHAWSPPLPNAGTMHSSSLGHPPHAWTPPLQPFQGALPNIPPSGTMHPSSQGNPSRAWTPTPSSPYASVLPQQAHTHASTLGAGSYMGQPTTTNIPMPRQETGNFGTQGIIFGLSNPDQQLTHRPSTTPTSNPFPKGGNPFG; from the exons ATGGCAAGTCGATTTAAAGAAGACGAGAAAAACGAGCGCCTGATTCGAGGTCTTCTTAGGCTCGAACCGAATCGGAGATGTATTAACTGTAACAGTTTG GGACCACAATATGTGTGCACAAATTACTGGACGTTTGTTTGCACTAATTGTAGTGGAATACA CCGTGAATTTACACATCGTGTGAAATCAGTTTCAATGGCTAAATTTACTTCGCAAGAAGTTACTGCACTTCAAGAAGGAGGAAATCAG CGTGCAAGAGagatttattttaaagaatgggATGCACGTAATTCTTTCCCTGACAGCAG TAATGTTAACAGGCTCCGTGACTTTATTAAGCATGTTTATGTGGATAGGAGATTCACCGGAGATAGTACGTCTGACAAACCACCAAGAGTAAAGACC GGTGACAAAGATGGTTCAGATGAAAAGAGGAGAATTGAGGCATATCAAGGAGGATCTAAAAGCCCTCCATATGGAGACACACATGAACGTCGTTCTAGTCCAGGTGGAAGAAGTCCTGGATATGATCAAGAAAGTAGGCAATATGGTGATTATAAGAGAAGTCCTGGTCGTCCTCCAGTTATAACTGACTGGCGCCGTGAAGATCGTAGAACATCAGATGGAGATTATAAGGCGGAAAGCCAATCTCCTGAGAGAGTCAGCGGACTAGGCTCCTTAAGCCCACCCGTGGTCCGACCCGTTAGAGATATTTTGGGGGAAAATGTAGTACCTCTTAGAATAAGTGGACCTCCCAAACCAAGCAGTGGAAAAGCTGCAGATGCCTCAGCATTGACACAG AGAACTGCATCCTCTGGTAGCTTGGTATCGAGTAGTGAAAGCCAAGTAGATATTAAGCTTGAGACTACTAAGAGCCTTATTGATTTTGATGCTGATCCTGAACCTATTGCTCCAACAATTTCTCAAGCCCAACAAACTAGTGTGCCGCAACCTGTTTTGCAGCAAGGAAATTCCAGTGATGACAATTGGGCCTCTTTTGATGTTGCTTCTGAGGCGAAAACAAATCCAAGCGCCTCAAATTTAAATCCACTTGAATCTGAATTGTCCCAATTGTCTGTGCCAGCATCTTTACCTTCTCATGCTTCAGGAGTCCAAG GACCTAATCCACCCAGTGGTGCTTCGGTTCCATTTCCCGGATTGGCAACTGCATCATCTCTTAATAATGCAGGACATTGGGCCAGTTTGCAGCATCAACAACCAACATTCCCCACCGTTGCTAGTCAACAATTTCCACCGTCAGTAGGCAGTGCTGTAAACAGTCAG CCACCACATGTACCTTATGTACCCACAGGACAGGGGCATCCGAATACACCAATACCACATGCATACCATCATGTCTCGAAGTTTTCCAATGAGGGTTTCAACAGTGTTGTTTCTCAACCTTCTGCTGCAGAAGTAAAACCAAGTGGAAGAACAGAACTTcctgaa GATATGTTCACTGTAAAACACTCGTCCTTCCCTGCCTCAGGTCTAGGTTGGCAAATGGGTCTTCCCCAGGGCATGGGGATCTCAACGCAATATTATAATGCGATG CCCGTGCCGAATTTTCCGCAGCCATCAAGGTCAACAAATCCATTTGATGTCAGCAGCAAACAAACCCCAGATCAAGCCCCAAGT TTTCCTTCCATGTCATCCTTGCATGGTGCGTTGCCTGGTGTATCGCCATCATTCCCGATGCAGCTTCCAAACCTGAGCAATCCATTGCATGCATGGAGTCCACCCCTGCCTAATGCAGGCACAATGCACTCTTCAAGCCTGGGTCATCCACCACATGCATGGACTCCTCCCCTGCAACCCTTTCAAGGTGCCCTGCCTAATATACCACCTTCAGGCACTATGCACCCTTCAAGCCAAGGCAATCCATCCCGTGCCTGGACTCCAACCCCATCGTCACCATATGCATCAGTCCTACCTCAACAAGCACACACTCATGCATCAACATTGGGAGCAG GGTCATACATGGGGCAACCAACGACAACCAACATACCAATGCCAAG GCAAGAAACTGGGAATTTCGGAACTCAGGGAATCATTTTCGGTTTGTCAAATCCAGATCAGCAGCTTACTCATAGGCCATCAACGACTCCCACCTCTAACCCCTTCCCTAAAGGAGGGAACCCATTCGGATAA
- the LOC123883596 gene encoding probable ADP-ribosylation factor GTPase-activating protein AGD14 isoform X1, producing the protein MASRFKEDEKNERLIRGLLRLEPNRRCINCNSLGPQYVCTNYWTFVCTNCSGIHREFTHRVKSVSMAKFTSQEVTALQEGGNQRAREIYFKEWDARNSFPDSSNVNRLRDFIKHVYVDRRFTGDSTSDKPPRVKTGDKDGSDEKRRIEAYQGGSKSPPYGDTHERRSSPGGRSPGYDQESRQYGDYKRSPGRPPVITDWRREDRRTSDGDYKAESQSPERVSGLGSLSPPVVRPVRDILGENVVPLRISGPPKPSSGKAADASALTQRTASSGSLVSSSESQVDIKLETTKSLIDFDADPEPIAPTISQAQQTSVPQPVLQQGNSSDDNWASFDVASEAKTNPSASNLNPLESELSQLSVPASLPSHASGVQGPNPPSGASVPFPGLATASSLNNAGHWASLQHQQPTFPTVASQQFPPSVGSAVNSQPPHVPYVPTGQGHPNTPIPHAYHHVSKFSNEGFNSVVSQPSAAEVKPSGRTELPEDMFTVKHSSFPASGLGWQMGLPQGMGISTQYYNAMLQPVPNFPQPSRSTNPFDVSSKQTPDQAPSFPSMSSLHGALPGVSPSFPMQLPNLSNPLHAWSPPLPNAGTMHSSSLGHPPHAWTPPLQPFQGALPNIPPSGTMHPSSQGNPSRAWTPTPSSPYASVLPQQAHTHASTLGAGSYMGQPTTTNIPMPRQETGNFGTQGIIFGLSNPDQQLTHRPSTTPTSNPFPKGGNPFG; encoded by the exons ATGGCAAGTCGATTTAAAGAAGACGAGAAAAACGAGCGCCTGATTCGAGGTCTTCTTAGGCTCGAACCGAATCGGAGATGTATTAACTGTAACAGTTTG GGACCACAATATGTGTGCACAAATTACTGGACGTTTGTTTGCACTAATTGTAGTGGAATACA CCGTGAATTTACACATCGTGTGAAATCAGTTTCAATGGCTAAATTTACTTCGCAAGAAGTTACTGCACTTCAAGAAGGAGGAAATCAG CGTGCAAGAGagatttattttaaagaatgggATGCACGTAATTCTTTCCCTGACAGCAG TAATGTTAACAGGCTCCGTGACTTTATTAAGCATGTTTATGTGGATAGGAGATTCACCGGAGATAGTACGTCTGACAAACCACCAAGAGTAAAGACC GGTGACAAAGATGGTTCAGATGAAAAGAGGAGAATTGAGGCATATCAAGGAGGATCTAAAAGCCCTCCATATGGAGACACACATGAACGTCGTTCTAGTCCAGGTGGAAGAAGTCCTGGATATGATCAAGAAAGTAGGCAATATGGTGATTATAAGAGAAGTCCTGGTCGTCCTCCAGTTATAACTGACTGGCGCCGTGAAGATCGTAGAACATCAGATGGAGATTATAAGGCGGAAAGCCAATCTCCTGAGAGAGTCAGCGGACTAGGCTCCTTAAGCCCACCCGTGGTCCGACCCGTTAGAGATATTTTGGGGGAAAATGTAGTACCTCTTAGAATAAGTGGACCTCCCAAACCAAGCAGTGGAAAAGCTGCAGATGCCTCAGCATTGACACAG AGAACTGCATCCTCTGGTAGCTTGGTATCGAGTAGTGAAAGCCAAGTAGATATTAAGCTTGAGACTACTAAGAGCCTTATTGATTTTGATGCTGATCCTGAACCTATTGCTCCAACAATTTCTCAAGCCCAACAAACTAGTGTGCCGCAACCTGTTTTGCAGCAAGGAAATTCCAGTGATGACAATTGGGCCTCTTTTGATGTTGCTTCTGAGGCGAAAACAAATCCAAGCGCCTCAAATTTAAATCCACTTGAATCTGAATTGTCCCAATTGTCTGTGCCAGCATCTTTACCTTCTCATGCTTCAGGAGTCCAAG GACCTAATCCACCCAGTGGTGCTTCGGTTCCATTTCCCGGATTGGCAACTGCATCATCTCTTAATAATGCAGGACATTGGGCCAGTTTGCAGCATCAACAACCAACATTCCCCACCGTTGCTAGTCAACAATTTCCACCGTCAGTAGGCAGTGCTGTAAACAGTCAG CCACCACATGTACCTTATGTACCCACAGGACAGGGGCATCCGAATACACCAATACCACATGCATACCATCATGTCTCGAAGTTTTCCAATGAGGGTTTCAACAGTGTTGTTTCTCAACCTTCTGCTGCAGAAGTAAAACCAAGTGGAAGAACAGAACTTcctgaa GATATGTTCACTGTAAAACACTCGTCCTTCCCTGCCTCAGGTCTAGGTTGGCAAATGGGTCTTCCCCAGGGCATGGGGATCTCAACGCAATATTATAATGCGATG TTACAGCCCGTGCCGAATTTTCCGCAGCCATCAAGGTCAACAAATCCATTTGATGTCAGCAGCAAACAAACCCCAGATCAAGCCCCAAGT TTTCCTTCCATGTCATCCTTGCATGGTGCGTTGCCTGGTGTATCGCCATCATTCCCGATGCAGCTTCCAAACCTGAGCAATCCATTGCATGCATGGAGTCCACCCCTGCCTAATGCAGGCACAATGCACTCTTCAAGCCTGGGTCATCCACCACATGCATGGACTCCTCCCCTGCAACCCTTTCAAGGTGCCCTGCCTAATATACCACCTTCAGGCACTATGCACCCTTCAAGCCAAGGCAATCCATCCCGTGCCTGGACTCCAACCCCATCGTCACCATATGCATCAGTCCTACCTCAACAAGCACACACTCATGCATCAACATTGGGAGCAG GGTCATACATGGGGCAACCAACGACAACCAACATACCAATGCCAAG GCAAGAAACTGGGAATTTCGGAACTCAGGGAATCATTTTCGGTTTGTCAAATCCAGATCAGCAGCTTACTCATAGGCCATCAACGACTCCCACCTCTAACCCCTTCCCTAAAGGAGGGAACCCATTCGGATAA
- the LOC123883596 gene encoding probable ADP-ribosylation factor GTPase-activating protein AGD14 isoform X3, translating into MASRFKEDEKNERLIRGLLRLEPNRRCINCNSLGPQYVCTNYWTFVCTNCSGIHREFTHRVKSVSMAKFTSQEVTALQEGGNQRAREIYFKEWDARNSFPDSSNVNRLRDFIKHVYVDRRFTGDSTSDKPPRVKTGDKDGSDEKRRIEAYQGGSKSPPYGDTHERRSSPGGRSPGYDQESRQYGDYKRSPGRPPVITDWRREDRRTSDGDYKAESQSPERVSGLGSLSPPVVRPVRDILGENVVPLRISGPPKPSSGKAADASALTQRTASSGSLVSSSESQVDIKLETTKSLIDFDADPEPIAPTISQAQQTSVPQPVLQQGNSSDDNWASFDVASEAKTNPSASNLNPLESELSQLSVPASLPSHASGVQGPNPPSGASVPFPGLATASSLNNAGHWASLQHQQPTFPTVASQQFPPSVGSAVNSQPPHVPYVPTGQGHPNTPIPHAYHHVSKFSNEGFNSVVSQPSAAEVKPSGRTELPEDMFTVKHSSFPASGLGWQMGLPQGMGISTQYYNAMLQPVPNFPQPSRSTNPFDVSSKQTPDQAPSFPSMSSLHGALPGVSPSFPMQLPNLSNPLHAWSPPLPNAGTMHSSSLGHPPHAWTPPLQPFQGALPNIPPSGTMHPSSQGNPSRAWTPTPSSPYASVLPQQAHTHASTLGAGSYMGQPTTTNIPMPS; encoded by the exons ATGGCAAGTCGATTTAAAGAAGACGAGAAAAACGAGCGCCTGATTCGAGGTCTTCTTAGGCTCGAACCGAATCGGAGATGTATTAACTGTAACAGTTTG GGACCACAATATGTGTGCACAAATTACTGGACGTTTGTTTGCACTAATTGTAGTGGAATACA CCGTGAATTTACACATCGTGTGAAATCAGTTTCAATGGCTAAATTTACTTCGCAAGAAGTTACTGCACTTCAAGAAGGAGGAAATCAG CGTGCAAGAGagatttattttaaagaatgggATGCACGTAATTCTTTCCCTGACAGCAG TAATGTTAACAGGCTCCGTGACTTTATTAAGCATGTTTATGTGGATAGGAGATTCACCGGAGATAGTACGTCTGACAAACCACCAAGAGTAAAGACC GGTGACAAAGATGGTTCAGATGAAAAGAGGAGAATTGAGGCATATCAAGGAGGATCTAAAAGCCCTCCATATGGAGACACACATGAACGTCGTTCTAGTCCAGGTGGAAGAAGTCCTGGATATGATCAAGAAAGTAGGCAATATGGTGATTATAAGAGAAGTCCTGGTCGTCCTCCAGTTATAACTGACTGGCGCCGTGAAGATCGTAGAACATCAGATGGAGATTATAAGGCGGAAAGCCAATCTCCTGAGAGAGTCAGCGGACTAGGCTCCTTAAGCCCACCCGTGGTCCGACCCGTTAGAGATATTTTGGGGGAAAATGTAGTACCTCTTAGAATAAGTGGACCTCCCAAACCAAGCAGTGGAAAAGCTGCAGATGCCTCAGCATTGACACAG AGAACTGCATCCTCTGGTAGCTTGGTATCGAGTAGTGAAAGCCAAGTAGATATTAAGCTTGAGACTACTAAGAGCCTTATTGATTTTGATGCTGATCCTGAACCTATTGCTCCAACAATTTCTCAAGCCCAACAAACTAGTGTGCCGCAACCTGTTTTGCAGCAAGGAAATTCCAGTGATGACAATTGGGCCTCTTTTGATGTTGCTTCTGAGGCGAAAACAAATCCAAGCGCCTCAAATTTAAATCCACTTGAATCTGAATTGTCCCAATTGTCTGTGCCAGCATCTTTACCTTCTCATGCTTCAGGAGTCCAAG GACCTAATCCACCCAGTGGTGCTTCGGTTCCATTTCCCGGATTGGCAACTGCATCATCTCTTAATAATGCAGGACATTGGGCCAGTTTGCAGCATCAACAACCAACATTCCCCACCGTTGCTAGTCAACAATTTCCACCGTCAGTAGGCAGTGCTGTAAACAGTCAG CCACCACATGTACCTTATGTACCCACAGGACAGGGGCATCCGAATACACCAATACCACATGCATACCATCATGTCTCGAAGTTTTCCAATGAGGGTTTCAACAGTGTTGTTTCTCAACCTTCTGCTGCAGAAGTAAAACCAAGTGGAAGAACAGAACTTcctgaa GATATGTTCACTGTAAAACACTCGTCCTTCCCTGCCTCAGGTCTAGGTTGGCAAATGGGTCTTCCCCAGGGCATGGGGATCTCAACGCAATATTATAATGCGATG TTACAGCCCGTGCCGAATTTTCCGCAGCCATCAAGGTCAACAAATCCATTTGATGTCAGCAGCAAACAAACCCCAGATCAAGCCCCAAGT TTTCCTTCCATGTCATCCTTGCATGGTGCGTTGCCTGGTGTATCGCCATCATTCCCGATGCAGCTTCCAAACCTGAGCAATCCATTGCATGCATGGAGTCCACCCCTGCCTAATGCAGGCACAATGCACTCTTCAAGCCTGGGTCATCCACCACATGCATGGACTCCTCCCCTGCAACCCTTTCAAGGTGCCCTGCCTAATATACCACCTTCAGGCACTATGCACCCTTCAAGCCAAGGCAATCCATCCCGTGCCTGGACTCCAACCCCATCGTCACCATATGCATCAGTCCTACCTCAACAAGCACACACTCATGCATCAACATTGGGAGCAG GGTCATACATGGGGCAACCAACGACAACCAACATACCAATGCCAAG CTGA
- the LOC123883596 gene encoding probable ADP-ribosylation factor GTPase-activating protein AGD14 isoform X4, with protein MASRFKEDEKNERLIRGLLRLEPNRRCINCNSLGPQYVCTNYWTFVCTNCSGIHREFTHRVKSVSMAKFTSQEVTALQEGGNQRAREIYFKEWDARNSFPDSSNVNRLRDFIKHVYVDRRFTGDSTSDKPPRVKTGDKDGSDEKRRIEAYQGGSKSPPYGDTHERRSSPGGRSPGYDQESRQYGDYKRSPGRPPVITDWRREDRRTSDGDYKAESQSPERVSGLGSLSPPVVRPVRDILGENVVPLRISGPPKPSSGKAADASALTQRTASSGSLVSSSESQVDIKLETTKSLIDFDADPEPIAPTISQAQQTSVPQPVLQQGNSSDDNWASFDVASEAKTNPSASNLNPLESELSQLSVPASLPSHASGVQGPNPPSGASVPFPGLATASSLNNAGHWASLQHQQPTFPTVASQQFPPSVGSAVNSQPPHVPYVPTGQGHPNTPIPHAYHHVSKFSNEGFNSVVSQPSAAEVKPSGRTELPEDMFTVKHSSFPASGLGWQMGLPQGMGISTQYYNAMPVPNFPQPSRSTNPFDVSSKQTPDQAPSFPSMSSLHGALPGVSPSFPMQLPNLSNPLHAWSPPLPNAGTMHSSSLGHPPHAWTPPLQPFQGALPNIPPSGTMHPSSQGNPSRAWTPTPSSPYASVLPQQAHTHASTLGAGSYMGQPTTTNIPMPS; from the exons ATGGCAAGTCGATTTAAAGAAGACGAGAAAAACGAGCGCCTGATTCGAGGTCTTCTTAGGCTCGAACCGAATCGGAGATGTATTAACTGTAACAGTTTG GGACCACAATATGTGTGCACAAATTACTGGACGTTTGTTTGCACTAATTGTAGTGGAATACA CCGTGAATTTACACATCGTGTGAAATCAGTTTCAATGGCTAAATTTACTTCGCAAGAAGTTACTGCACTTCAAGAAGGAGGAAATCAG CGTGCAAGAGagatttattttaaagaatgggATGCACGTAATTCTTTCCCTGACAGCAG TAATGTTAACAGGCTCCGTGACTTTATTAAGCATGTTTATGTGGATAGGAGATTCACCGGAGATAGTACGTCTGACAAACCACCAAGAGTAAAGACC GGTGACAAAGATGGTTCAGATGAAAAGAGGAGAATTGAGGCATATCAAGGAGGATCTAAAAGCCCTCCATATGGAGACACACATGAACGTCGTTCTAGTCCAGGTGGAAGAAGTCCTGGATATGATCAAGAAAGTAGGCAATATGGTGATTATAAGAGAAGTCCTGGTCGTCCTCCAGTTATAACTGACTGGCGCCGTGAAGATCGTAGAACATCAGATGGAGATTATAAGGCGGAAAGCCAATCTCCTGAGAGAGTCAGCGGACTAGGCTCCTTAAGCCCACCCGTGGTCCGACCCGTTAGAGATATTTTGGGGGAAAATGTAGTACCTCTTAGAATAAGTGGACCTCCCAAACCAAGCAGTGGAAAAGCTGCAGATGCCTCAGCATTGACACAG AGAACTGCATCCTCTGGTAGCTTGGTATCGAGTAGTGAAAGCCAAGTAGATATTAAGCTTGAGACTACTAAGAGCCTTATTGATTTTGATGCTGATCCTGAACCTATTGCTCCAACAATTTCTCAAGCCCAACAAACTAGTGTGCCGCAACCTGTTTTGCAGCAAGGAAATTCCAGTGATGACAATTGGGCCTCTTTTGATGTTGCTTCTGAGGCGAAAACAAATCCAAGCGCCTCAAATTTAAATCCACTTGAATCTGAATTGTCCCAATTGTCTGTGCCAGCATCTTTACCTTCTCATGCTTCAGGAGTCCAAG GACCTAATCCACCCAGTGGTGCTTCGGTTCCATTTCCCGGATTGGCAACTGCATCATCTCTTAATAATGCAGGACATTGGGCCAGTTTGCAGCATCAACAACCAACATTCCCCACCGTTGCTAGTCAACAATTTCCACCGTCAGTAGGCAGTGCTGTAAACAGTCAG CCACCACATGTACCTTATGTACCCACAGGACAGGGGCATCCGAATACACCAATACCACATGCATACCATCATGTCTCGAAGTTTTCCAATGAGGGTTTCAACAGTGTTGTTTCTCAACCTTCTGCTGCAGAAGTAAAACCAAGTGGAAGAACAGAACTTcctgaa GATATGTTCACTGTAAAACACTCGTCCTTCCCTGCCTCAGGTCTAGGTTGGCAAATGGGTCTTCCCCAGGGCATGGGGATCTCAACGCAATATTATAATGCGATG CCCGTGCCGAATTTTCCGCAGCCATCAAGGTCAACAAATCCATTTGATGTCAGCAGCAAACAAACCCCAGATCAAGCCCCAAGT TTTCCTTCCATGTCATCCTTGCATGGTGCGTTGCCTGGTGTATCGCCATCATTCCCGATGCAGCTTCCAAACCTGAGCAATCCATTGCATGCATGGAGTCCACCCCTGCCTAATGCAGGCACAATGCACTCTTCAAGCCTGGGTCATCCACCACATGCATGGACTCCTCCCCTGCAACCCTTTCAAGGTGCCCTGCCTAATATACCACCTTCAGGCACTATGCACCCTTCAAGCCAAGGCAATCCATCCCGTGCCTGGACTCCAACCCCATCGTCACCATATGCATCAGTCCTACCTCAACAAGCACACACTCATGCATCAACATTGGGAGCAG GGTCATACATGGGGCAACCAACGACAACCAACATACCAATGCCAAG CTGA
- the LOC123883597 gene encoding probable serine incorporator yields MEPRESNNNSNQQGCGGLIKDSSWCCQFKNASNPLMARYVYAFIFLVANMLAWAARDELSSISALTELKGLKACKVGKDCLGAHGVLRVSMGCFLFFMMMFWSTTRTSKLNEVRDTWHSGWWSLKIVLWILLTIFPFLLPAELIELYGEVAHFGAGVFLLIQLISIISFITWLNDLFASEKYAERCQMHVMLFATASYFICMVGIILMYIWYAPIPSCLLNIFFITWTLVLLQLMTSVSLHPKVNGGILSPGLMGLYVVFLCWCAIRSEPEGDQCMRKSGTVTKTDWQNIISFVIGILAIVIATFSTGIDSKCFQLRKGDKPAEEDDVPYGYGFFHFVFATGAMYFAMLLVGWNSHHSMRKWSLDVGWTSAWVRIVNEWLAVCVYLWMLIAPIIWKNRHAEST; encoded by the exons ATGGAACCAAGAGAAAGCAACAACAATAGTAACCAACAAGGTTGTGGTGGACTAATAAAGGATTCTTCATGGTGTTGTCAATTCAAAAATGCATCTAATCCTTTGATGGCAAGATATGTGTATGCCTTCATTTTTCTAGTGGCTAATATGTTAGCATGGGCTGCACGTGATGAACTTTCAAGTATTAGTGCATTAACTGAACTTAAGG GTTTAAAAGCATGCAAGGTTGGAAAAGATTGTTTGGGAGCACATGGTGTTTTGAGAGTGAGCATGGGTTGCTTT ctaTTTTTTATGATGATGTTTTGGTCAACCACAAGAACTTCTAAATTGAATGAAGTAAGAGATACATGGCATTCAGGATGGTGGTCATTGAAGATTGTTCTATGGATTCTATTGACAATCTTTCCATTTTTACTCCCTGCTGAGTTGATTGAACTCTATG GGGAGGTAGCACATTTTGGAGCAGG GGTTTTTCTCCTAATTCAACTAATAAGCATTATCAGCTTCATTACATGGCTGAATGATTTATTTGCATCTGAAAAATATGCAGAAAGATG CCAAATGCATGTGATGCTATTTGCAACAgcttcatattttatatgtatggTGGGAATAATTTTGATGTACATTTGGTATGCACCAATACCATCATGTCTCCTCAACATTTTCTTCATCACTTGGACACTAGTACTTCTCCAACTCATGACAAGTGTGTCTCTTCACCCAAAA GTAAATGGTGGTATTCTAAGTCCAGGATTGATGGGACTATATGTTGTTTTCCTTTGTTGGTGTGCAATTAGAAG TGAACCAGAAGGAGATCAATGCATGAGGAAGTCAGGCACTGTTACCAAAACAGACTGGCAAAACATCATT AGCTTTGTTATTGGAATACTAGCAATAGTTATTGCAACATTTTCAACAGGCATAGATTCAAAATGCTTTCAG TTAAGAAAGGGTGATAAACCAGCAGAAGAAGATGATGTTCCATATGGTTATGGTTTCTTCCATTTTGTTTTTGCAACAGGAGCTATGTATTTTGCAATGCTATTGGTTGGATGGAATAGTCATCATTCTATGAGAAA ATGGTCACTTGATGTAGGATGGACCAGTGCTTGGGTCAGAATAGTAAATGAATGGCTGGCAGTCTGTGTATACT tATGGATGCTGATAGCTCCAATTATATGGAAGAACAGACATGCTGAATCTACATGA